The Anaeromusa acidaminophila DSM 3853 region AGCCGTGACAGGAACAAATTTCGAAAGAGAAGTAGTATTAGGTACTCCCGTTGACCTCGGAAGTGGTGCTTTTCAAAGAACTGCCACAATAAATGTTTACAAACCAAGCGAATCTACCCCCCGGATGTCTTTGGACGTACCCCTATCTTCCCAAGGAAGTGTTACCAGTATTCCATCGGGAACGATATGTTTATGGTCTGGTAGTAATACGTCAATTCCTTTTGGATGGGCTTTATGTGATGGAACGAATGGCACACCAAACTTAAAAGACAGATTTGTCATTGGTTCGGGAAATAAGTACGCACCACAAGTATCTGGTGGAACGGAACAAGTTACTCTCCAAGCATCTAATTTACCAAGTTCAGCCTTATCATCACTTGCGAACTTTTGGGTGCTATCGGGATTTTTCGACACCGCGGCTAACACTAGTTTTGGGAATACTTATCAATATGACAAGTTATGTAGATCGGAAGCAACCACTGTTAATTCTCAGTCATTGTTTTTTACCCGTTCATTATCGTATGCGTTGATTTCATCTGGGTGGTCTAATATCCCAATTGATATTCGTCCTCCATATTATGCATTGGCTTACATTATGAAATTATAAACGGAATCTTCCCAAGGAAGTAGTGCGGGAGGTGTTCCAATTGGAACGGTCATCATTTGGCCTGTTGCTATAAATCCAATGGAAGGGGTTTGGCTTGAATGCAATGGACAATCAACCGCAGGATACCCATCGCTTGCTACCATAGTTGGTAGTAATGTTCCAAACTATCAAGGTCTTTTTCTTCGAGGCTATGGTTCACAACTCTTTACTGATATTTATGGAACGGTAAATCATTCTTCTTTGAGTATGGGTGTTATACAAGGTGACTCTTCGAGAAATGCAGAGGGATCTTTCTTGGGTGACGACTCAGTGACTGGATATTCTGGTTATACTCCAATTGGGGCACCATCTCCGACAGGTGTTTTTAGCACGGGAGCTGCCTATAATTTTGATTTGCAAAATAATGGATCTGGAAATGGGCATATCATTAAATTCTCATTAAAAAACGTTATGCCAACCGATAATGAAAATAGACCTTTAAATACAGCAGTTAAATTTTTAATTAGAGCAAAATAACAGTATTGTGCCAAAGTAATCTTCCCAAGGAAGTGGTACTCTGCCATCCGGTAGCATTATTCCTTGGTACGGCGATCTAGCGTCTATTCCGACTGGCTTCGCTTACTGCGACGGCAGCAATGGTACACCGGATCTAAAGGGGCGGACAGTTATTGGTACTGGCGCATGGAGTGATGCGTACGGTAGCGTAGTGTACACACTTGGGGACGCAGCTGGTGAACGCATGCACAAGCTGATAACCAATGAACTACCCGCTCATTCTCATACAACATCCGGTATATATAGCCAAGATTTTGGGAATGGCGTTGGTCATGCCTATACTGGCATAGGTGGGTTATTATCCAATATCGTTACGACTAAAAATACAGGCGGCGACCAGCCCCATAATACTCTTCCTCCTTATATGGCCGTTCATTGGATTATCAAGCTATAACCTTCCCAAGGAAGTGCTGCTATTCCCGTAGGTACGGTAATCTGGTATGCGGCT contains the following coding sequences:
- a CDS encoding phage tail protein; protein product: MEGVWLECNGQSTAGYPSLATIVGSNVPNYQGLFLRGYGSQLFTDIYGTVNHSSLSMGVIQGDSSRNAEGSFLGDDSVTGYSGYTPIGAPSPTGVFSTGAAYNFDLQNNGSGNGHIIKFSLKNVMPTDNENRPLNTAVKFLIRAK